A stretch of Prionailurus bengalensis isolate Pbe53 chromosome E4, Fcat_Pben_1.1_paternal_pri, whole genome shotgun sequence DNA encodes these proteins:
- the PEX19 gene encoding peroxisomal biogenesis factor 19 isoform X2, whose translation MAAAEEACGAGADADRELEELLESALDDFDKAKPSPAPPPTTTAPDASGPQKRSPGDTAKDALFASQEKFFQELFDSELASQATAEFEKAMKELAEEEPHLVEQFQKLSEAAGRVGSDATSQQEFTSCLKETLSGLAKNATDLQNSGMSEEELTKAMEGLGMEEGDGEGNILPIMQSIMQNLLSKDVLYPSLKEITEKYPEWLQSHRGSLPPEQFEKYQEQHSVMGKICEQFEAETPTDSEATQKARFEMVLDLMQQPPGLNFDLDALNLSGPPGANGEQCLIM comes from the exons ATGGCCGCCGCTGAggaggcttgtggtgctggggccGACGCGGACCGGGAATTGGAAGAGCTTCTGGAAA GTGCTCTTGATGATTTCGATAAGGCCAaaccctccccagcaccccctcctACCACCACGGCCCCTGATGCTTCGGGGCCCCAGAAGAGATCGCCAGGAGACACTGCCAAA GATGCCCTCTTCGCCTCCCAAGAGAAGTTTTTCCAAGAACTGTTCGACAGCGAGCTGGCTTCCCAAGCCACTGCAGAATTCGAGAAGGCCATGAAGGAGTTGGCTGAGGAAGAGCCCCATCTGGTGGAGCAGTTCCAAAAGCTCTCAGAGGCTGCCGGGAGAGTGG GCAGTGATGCAACCTCCCAACAAGAATTTACATCTTGCCTGAAGGAGACACTAAGTGGACTCGCCAAAAATGCCACTGATCTTCag AACTCAGGCATGTCAGAGGAGGAACTGACCAAGGCCATGGAAGGGCTGGGCATGGAagaaggggatggggaagggaacATCCTCCCCATCATGCAGAGTATCATGCAGAACCTACTGTCCAAGGACGTGTTGTACCCATCACTGAAGGAGATTACAGAAAAG TATCCAGAATGGTTGCAGAGTCACCGGGGGTCTCTTCCTCCagagcagtttgaaaaatatcaGGAACAACATAGTGTCATGGGCAAGATATGTGAGCAGTTTGAGGCCGAGACCCCCACAGACAGCGAGGCCACTCAGAAGGCTCGTTTTGAGATGGTGCTGGATCTCATGCAGCAG CCTCCTGGCCTCAACTTTGACCTGGATGCCCTCAATCTGTCAGGCCCACCAGGTGCCAATGGCGAACAGTGTCTGATCATGTGA
- the PEX19 gene encoding peroxisomal biogenesis factor 19 isoform X1: MAAAEEACGAGADADRELEELLESALDDFDKAKPSPAPPPTTTAPDASGPQKRSPGDTAKDALFASQEKFFQELFDSELASQATAEFEKAMKELAEEEPHLVEQFQKLSEAAGRVGSDATSQQEFTSCLKETLSGLAKNATDLQNSGMSEEELTKAMEGLGMEEGDGEGNILPIMQSIMQNLLSKDVLYPSLKEITEKYPEWLQSHRGSLPPEQFEKYQEQHSVMGKICEQFEAETPTDSEATQKARFEMVLDLMQQLQDLGHPPKELAGEMPPGLNFDLDALNLSGPPGANGEQCLIM, encoded by the exons ATGGCCGCCGCTGAggaggcttgtggtgctggggccGACGCGGACCGGGAATTGGAAGAGCTTCTGGAAA GTGCTCTTGATGATTTCGATAAGGCCAaaccctccccagcaccccctcctACCACCACGGCCCCTGATGCTTCGGGGCCCCAGAAGAGATCGCCAGGAGACACTGCCAAA GATGCCCTCTTCGCCTCCCAAGAGAAGTTTTTCCAAGAACTGTTCGACAGCGAGCTGGCTTCCCAAGCCACTGCAGAATTCGAGAAGGCCATGAAGGAGTTGGCTGAGGAAGAGCCCCATCTGGTGGAGCAGTTCCAAAAGCTCTCAGAGGCTGCCGGGAGAGTGG GCAGTGATGCAACCTCCCAACAAGAATTTACATCTTGCCTGAAGGAGACACTAAGTGGACTCGCCAAAAATGCCACTGATCTTCag AACTCAGGCATGTCAGAGGAGGAACTGACCAAGGCCATGGAAGGGCTGGGCATGGAagaaggggatggggaagggaacATCCTCCCCATCATGCAGAGTATCATGCAGAACCTACTGTCCAAGGACGTGTTGTACCCATCACTGAAGGAGATTACAGAAAAG TATCCAGAATGGTTGCAGAGTCACCGGGGGTCTCTTCCTCCagagcagtttgaaaaatatcaGGAACAACATAGTGTCATGGGCAAGATATGTGAGCAGTTTGAGGCCGAGACCCCCACAGACAGCGAGGCCACTCAGAAGGCTCGTTTTGAGATGGTGCTGGATCTCATGCAGCAG CTACAGGATTTGGGCCATCCTCCAAAAGAGCTGGCTGGGGAGATG CCTCCTGGCCTCAACTTTGACCTGGATGCCCTCAATCTGTCAGGCCCACCAGGTGCCAATGGCGAACAGTGTCTGATCATGTGA